The window GTGGGTGCCCTGGTTGAGCCCAGTTGGAACGCTTCGGCTCCCGCCCCTACCGACAGCCCTTGGGGTGAGAGCGATCCGCTGAGCCATTTGTTTGCCAACAGCGACCCAGCTTCTCCCTCCGTCAGTGCTTCCCGGCCCGCCTTCACCCCCATGCCCCTGTCCGCCTCCAACGACGAAATGAGTTCAGTGGAGGAGGTGATCTTGTTGGCCCAGGGCATCCAGACGCTGCCGCCCGATGGGATTTCGCTCAAACAGCACCTGATCGACATCGAGCGCAACCTGATTGAGCAAGCGCTCAGCCGCACACAAGGCAATGTGTCTCAAACTGCCAAGCTGCTTCAGCTGCAAAGAACCACGCTGATTGAAAAGATCAACAAATACGAACTGCGCGGCGCGGCCTGATGGCTCACCGAGTGGGGTGCAGTAGCCACCTTGCTGAGTGCCAACTCAGAAAGGTGGTTTGTCTACTTTGGCGCAAGTGCCCTTGATCAACTTCACGTTGCGGCCGTCTTTCAAGGACAGGGACTGCACAAAACTGCCTGTTTTGCGGTCAATCACAAACTCCTCGCCCGTGATCATCACGCCAAAGCGCTGGAACATGGCAGGGCGATAAACTTTCAGACGTGTGCCCATCAATTGGAGCGTGCCCGCTCTGCTTTCCGAGATGGAAATCACGCCCTGATACCAGCCCGATTTTTTCTCGAAATCAATTTGAGCCATGGTGATGCGGGAAGGCTCGTTTTCCTTGATGCCCAAGGCCAGTTGACCGTCCAGGTCCAACTCCAGTTCACAAATCAGATCCATCACGCCCTGGTTGTTTCCGGGTAAGTTGTTTTTCTCGTTGGCGATTTCGGCCGGCACCGACGTGTCACTGGCCATCAACAGTGTCAGCCCCCAGATGCCCGACATGACCAACAGGCCGATGGCGATACCGATCGATAGGTGTTTCAACATGGATGACTCTCTTGCCTGAGGGTGGTGACGACGTCGTTGGCTTTGATGATACGCCCGTGACCACCCTCATGTATTTATTGGTTAAGCACGGTGACGCTGACGCGGCGGTTGCGCGGATCAGCAGGGTTGTTGGGCACAAACGGGGCCGTGTCGGCAACACCCTCGATTTTGGCGAATCGGTTGGAGGCCAGTCCCGCACCTTGCATCAGCTGACGGGTCGCGTCAGCGCGTTCGGTCGACAGCGTCCAGTTGTTGCGCATGCTGTCGGGCGCGAAACCCATGCTGTCGGTGTGACCACGAATGGCCAGTTTGTTAGGCAGGGGTTTGAGCGATTTGGCAACTTCCGTCATCAGCGCTGCGGCATTGCCACCCATATTGGATGTGCCTGAGCTGAACATGGCGAAATCGGCCTTGTCGATCACCTCGATGCGCAAACCCTCTTTTTCCCGGGTGATGCTCACCTGGTCCTTGATTTTTTCGAACTGCTTGCTTTCAGACAATTTTTGTTTGATGTCTTTTTCCAGCTTCTCGAAGTTTTCCTTGTCCTGTTTTTGTTCAGGTGTCCCTGTGCCGCTTTCCTTGCCGGGATCCTGTTCGGAGGGGCCATCCTTGTTGTTTTCCTCTTTGGAGGAGCCAAAGCTTTCAGCAGGCCCCCCTTGTGCTTGAGGGGTCATGCGTTCAAGGAGTGCGTTTTGCTTGGCCGTGAAAGGAAACCCATCTGGATCAATGATGGATTGGCCGCCAAACATGCCGTTGGACCCGGCCAATTCGCCAAACGCAATCTGGCTGTGAGAGGCCGGGCGGAAATAATCGGCCACGCTTTTGCGCTTGTCTTCGGTGCTGGCGCCCAGCAACCACATCAACAAGAAGAAGGCCATCATGGCCGTCATCATGTCGGCCAGCGCAATCTTCCAGGCGCCACCGTGGGCACCGGCATGGCCATCTTCGACAATGATCTTGCGAATGATGGGGCGCATCGCCTCCGCGGCTGCTGCGGCGGCGGCTGCCTCGGCGGCGGCTGCCGCTTCGTCGGTCGCCGCGGGCGCGGCTTTGTCTGTCTCGGCCATCAAGAGCCTCGCATGCCGTCAAAGACTTCAGAGAAACTCGGTTGACTGTGGTGCGCAATACAGGCTCTGGCCGACTCAATGACGAGGGGCTGAGGATGGCCTTTGAGGTTACACACAATCATTTCGCGGATCACATCGAAGGCCTGTGCGTCTTCGTTGATGATTTGGGTCAGACGTCCGGCAAAGGGCTCGAACATGCCG is drawn from Limnohabitans sp. 63ED37-2 and contains these coding sequences:
- a CDS encoding flagellar motor protein MotB, translated to MAETDKAAPAATDEAAAAAEAAAAAAAAEAMRPIIRKIIVEDGHAGAHGGAWKIALADMMTAMMAFFLLMWLLGASTEDKRKSVADYFRPASHSQIAFGELAGSNGMFGGQSIIDPDGFPFTAKQNALLERMTPQAQGGPAESFGSSKEENNKDGPSEQDPGKESGTGTPEQKQDKENFEKLEKDIKQKLSESKQFEKIKDQVSITREKEGLRIEVIDKADFAMFSSGTSNMGGNAAALMTEVAKSLKPLPNKLAIRGHTDSMGFAPDSMRNNWTLSTERADATRQLMQGAGLASNRFAKIEGVADTAPFVPNNPADPRNRRVSVTVLNQ